A DNA window from Nycticebus coucang isolate mNycCou1 chromosome 1, mNycCou1.pri, whole genome shotgun sequence contains the following coding sequences:
- the NPFFR2 gene encoding neuropeptide FF receptor 2, with amino-acid sequence MNEKWDSHSSENWLPPWSVNDTTHPLSSEVNITYVNYYLHQPPVAAVFISSYFLIFFLCIVGNTVVCFIVMRNKHMHTVTNLFILNLAISDLLVGIFCMPITLLDNIIAGWPFGSAMCKISGLVQGVSVAASVFTLVAIAVDRFRSVVYPFKSKLTVQTACVVLGIIWVLAVAIMSPSAVMLHVQEEKLYRVRLDAHNQTGPVRWCREAWPRPAMRRVYTTVLLASVYLAPLLLIVALYGAMGVALSRPAAPRGAPQARERRPAASRQKRRALKMLLVVALLFVLSWLPLWTLMMLSDYAELSPRALRLINVYAYPFAHWLAFGNSSVNPIVYGFFNRNFRRGFRDAVRLRLCRRRARPGEGRPLAARGGVAAGAGQRAPEPALQNPGPEDVLQGKSAEKPSQGLVMEELREATNSGET; translated from the exons ATGAATGAGAAATGGGACTCACACTCTTCAGAAAACTGGCTTCCCCCCTGGAGTGTCAATGACACCACGCACCCTCTGTCCTCGGAGGTCAACATCACCTACGTGAACTACTACCTTCACCAGCCTCCGGTGGCAGCAGTCTTCATCAGCTCTTACTTCCTGATCTTCTTCTTGTGCATAGTGGGAAATACCGTGGTTTGCTTTATTGTGATGAGgaacaaacacatgcacacagtcACCAATCTCTTCATTTTAAACCTGGCCATAAGTGATCTCCTAGTTGGCATATTCTGCATGCCTATCACACTGCTAGACAACATCATAGCAG GGTGGCCGTTTGGAAGCGCAATGTGCAAGATCAGCGGGCTGGTCCAGGGGGTGTCCGTCGCAGCCTCAGTCTTCACTTTGGTTGCAATAGCTGTGGACAG GTTCCGGAGCGTGGTCTACCCTTTCAAATCAAAGCTCACGGTGCAGACAGCGTGCGTGGTTCTCGGGATCATCTGGGTCCTGGCCGTCGCCATCATGTCTCCGTCTGCGGTGATGTTACACGTGCAGGAGGAAAAGCTCTACAGGGTGAGGCTCGACGCGCACAACCAGACGGGCCCGGTGCGCTGGTGCCGGGAAGCCTGGCCGCGCCCGGCCATGCGCAGGGTCTACACCACGGTGCTGCTCGCCAGCGTCTACCTGGCCCCGCTGCTGCTCATCGTGGCGCTGTACGGAGCCATGGGGGTCGCGCTGTCGCGGCCCGCGGCGCCCCGGGGAGCCCCGCAGGCCCGGGAGCGGCGGCCCGCGGCGTCCAGGCAGAAGCGGCGGGCGCTGAAGATGCTCCTGGTGGTGGCGCTGCTCTTCGTGCTCTCCTGGCTGCCGCTGTGGACCCTGATGATGCTGTCGGACTACGCCGAGCTGTCCCCGCGCGCGCTGCGGCTCATCAACGTCTACGCGTACCCGTTCGCGCACTGGCTGGCCTTCGGCAACAGCAGCGTCAACCCCATCGTCTACGGCTTCTTCAACCGGAACTTCCGCCGCGGCTTCCGGGACGCCGTCCGCCTGCGGCTCTGCCGGCGGCGCGCGAGGCCCGGGGAAGGCCGCCCCCTGGCGGCGCGGGGCGGCGTGGCCGCGGGCGCCGGTCAGCGGGCCCCGGAGCCGGCCCTGCAGAACCCGGGCCCGGAAGATGTGCTTCAGGGGAAAAGTgcggaaaaacccagccagggcttAGTGATGGAAGAATTGAGAGAAGCCACCAATAGCGGCGAGACTTAA